The following nucleotide sequence is from Siphonobacter curvatus.
GATCCTCCCCAGCAAAGGTGGTGAGTTTGGTGTGCTTCTTAGCTTTGGCATCGTACACCCAGATGTCCCGCGTAATGGAGGAAACGTGGTGCTTCCGCCAGGCGTTTTCGCCGCCTTTTTTATCGTGGTACACCAGCTTGTTGCCGTCTTTACTGAATTTTACGTCCTCAGCGGGCGTCGTGAAGAGCTGCTCGACGCGCCCCCCCTGTAGGGAGACTTTGTACAATTCCGGTTGTGATCCCGTCGGGAACTGGCGGTTGCTGGCCACGTCCATGCGGGCAGAACCAAACACGACCTGCTTCCCATCCGGCGTAAACTCGTAGGGGTACTCGGCCGCCGAGTGATACGTCAGGCGTTTGGCCTCCCCGCCGTCGACGGCAATGGTAAAGACATCGAAGTTTCCGTAACGATCCGACGCAAAGGCGATGGTTTTGCTATCGCGGGACCATACAGGCATGAAGTCATGAGCTTCGTGGAACGTCAGCGGTGTGGCGACACCACCCGTAGCGGCCACTTTCCAGAGATCACCTTTGTAGGTGAATACTATTGTTTTTCCATCGGGCGAAAGGGCCGGATATCGCAGCCAGGAAGGCGTTTGCTGGGCCTGCGAAACCAATGCCCAACTGGCCAGCAGTAAGGCGGTAATAATCTTTTTCACGGGAGAATGTTAGTTTGAGACAAACAGGCAAGATAAGGGTTTTCTTCGTTTGTTTTTAGGGATTTTGAGTTGATGTAAGCTTAGGTGGGGTGTTTTTATGAAAGTTTTGTTTGTATGAGATTTGGCAATAGGCTATTTTGAATGAAGGGGTTTTAGTTTAGTTCCTGTAAGTACAGCATAGGCTTTCCATGCAGATACTTACTGCACTTGGTCTTAAAGATCAGTATTTCTTCCTTTAGAGACGGTTGGTTTTTTAGTCCGTATACATTCCTTCCATGTGGGGCGGGGCATTCCATGCCGGCACGCCCACCGCTCTTTTCATCCTGCTCAAGGCCAACGCGGTGCGGATGAAACCACCATGGAATGGAAGGCGGCTTGAGCCCCAGAATGCGATTCCCGGAATGGAATTCCGGCATGGGATGCCCCGCATGGAATGCGATACGGACAGGGATCGGGTTTAGGCCGTCCGTGAGGGTATTAGGTTGCATTTAACAACTAATACCTTTCAAAAGATGTCAGAAGAAGCAAACCTCTCCCGCCCATGAGCCATTCCATGGTGGCAACGGAGTAACCTGTCTCGCCCATTCCATGGTGGGACCAATGCGGTGGCCTGAGGCTAAGCCAGGCAGTTACGGAGAGGTCCAGCCTGGAAGGTTCATGGGCTACCGAACAGCCCCATCTGAATACCAAACCCAGTCTAGGTATATAACGCACTTATTTCAAACCCATTCACAAACCACTCAAAATCTCCCTACAGTAACCCCAAATCTGTCACTAACCCATCCAGACTTTTAAGGTTGTTTTTTTGTACATATTCCGCTAATCCGTCTTCTCCTTTTTTCTCAGCCCATTGAAAATGAATGTCGCGTTCGCCGACGTAATCGTACAGGGGTACGCCAAAACCGCAGGAAGTCTGTACCAAATCGATGTCGGCGACAATCAGCTGACGCGTACTGGGATAAATCGTAAACTGCGGAGTAAGGCTTTCCCACTCCTCAGTGCCGGGCAATACGGCGTGACCTTTGCCGTACAGTTTGAGGATCAGCGGGGAGCCTTCAAACGAGCAGAACATGAAGGTAATACGTCCGTTTTCCAGGGTATGGGCGGAGGTTTCGTTGCCGCTACTGATCAAATCCATGTAGGCCACCTGGTTTTCGGATAGTACGCGAAAACAATCCAGTCCTTTCGGTGAAAGATTAACCCGGCCATCACCGCTCAAAGGTGCGGTGGCGACGAAGAAAATATGTTGTTTTTTGATAAATGCCTGCTGTGCATCAGGAATCACGGAATAGAATTTGCCCATAATCTTGAATAAGAAAAGCCCGAAACGATACGTGGCAAAAGTAGTATTCTTTTGCCACGTATTGCTTTCTCATCTGCTCCTGATTTACTTCTTGCCGAACCAGCCTTTGACTTTATCCATGAAGTTAGACTCTTTTTTCTTGGGTTCTTCGCCAATCAGGAATCCGTACGGTTTCAACGGCTCAATATGATCGCAGATAATCTTGACGATACCCAGTAGCGGCAAGGCCAGAATCATGCCCGGTATGCCCCAGACGGTTTCGCCCACGACGATAATAAAGATGGTAAATAACGGGTTGATATTTACGCCACTGCCCACGATGAGCGGTTCGAGCAAATAGGTTTGGATAAACTGTACCAGGGCGTAGACGATGACAATCCCGATAATTGCGTTGCTATCCCCGCTCTGAGCCAGCGTGATGAGAATGGTTAAGCCCGTCCCCATTAGGTTGCCGACAAATGGAATGATTTCAAGGATACCGCATAGGATCGCCAGAAAGATCGCGTGTTTAACTCCTACGATGCTAAAGCCAATTCCGTAGAGTACCCACAGCATGACAATCATACTGGCCAGCCCCATGAGGTATTTCTGAGCCACTTCGCTGGTTTTGGAGATGATGGTACGGGCTTCGAACTGATCGTCAGCGGGTGTTAGTTTGAGGATGAATGTTTTAATATGTCCCCGAAACAGCATCAACAAAAACAGGTACACCAGCATCAGTATGGTATCCACGGCCATTCCCATGACTCCATTTAGCACACCCGTCACCACGGAAGAAAGCTGTCCTGAACTGGACGACTGCTGTTCTTTCAACATCTGCTCTTGCTTCTTAGCATCAATTCCCAAGGTCTGACTGACGTATTGTTTGGCCTTACTGACCATATCGGTAATCTTCTGATCAATGCCGCTCATGTCTTTGATGAGATCGGACAGTTGCCACTGAATCAGAAAGGCCAGTCCGGCAATGACCAGCAGAAAGATAAAAATACAAAGCAGGGCGGCGGGTCCCCGACTCATCCCCTTTCGTTCAAAGCGGGTACTGAGCGGCAGAAACAGCATAGCCAGTAACCCGGCAATGACCAGCGGCACCAGCACGGGTTTAGCCAGGAATAAAGCTCCAAACAGAAGAAATAGAAAAATCAGAAAGCGGGTGGGCTTTACGAGTGCTTGCATCGGACAATACGGTTGAAGGTAAAAAAATAAACTGCTAGAAAACAGTGCCAGCGGTTCATTCCAGCCGGATGATCACACCCGCATGTTTATCCAGCGTTAGGGAATTATCTTTCCACTGCCCTTCCAGACTGGTAGAAGTAGCCAGCTCCACGTGCCCTTTGAACGCATACGCTCCCGTGTGAACGTAAACGGGTTCATCACTCAGATTCAGGGCAACCAGGAAGTGATCCCGCCCTTGCCAGCGACGAGCATAGAGCAAGGCCTGCTCATTGGAAAATACCGGAATGTACACGCCGCTGTGCAGAGCCGGTTCGCGTTGTCGCAGAGTGATCAGTTGTTTGTACAGCCAAAGAATCGAATCCGGATCCTGTTGCTGCGTTTCTACGTCACTTTCAAACGTACTGGCTCTGATCCAGGGCGTTACTTCACTGAAACCACCGTAGATACTGGCATTCCAGAGCATATTCGTCCGAACGGAATCACGCATGAAGTACTGGCGTTCTTTCACCAGCGGCTGCGGGTCTTTTCGTTCGGCTACCGGGATTTCGGTCTGGGTCATGCCGATTTCATCGCCGTAATACAGCGTGGGCGTTCCCCGAAGCGTCAGTACTAACATCGCCGCTACGCGGGCCTGAGGGGCTCCTACCCGACTGGCGATGCGTCGCTGATCGTGGTTGGCCATCACCCAGTTGGGCCAGGCCTGCGGAGGTAGTAGCCCTTCGTACTCATCAATGGCTCGGGCGATTTCACTACTCTTCCAGGGTAACACCAGCAATCGGCTATTCATGGACAGGTGAGCCCCTTCGCCCTGGATACCGTGATAAAATACAGTTTCAGGCGTAGGCAGATTCACTTCCACGAGCATTAACCGTTCCTCGTATGCGTCGATTAAATCCCGCATCTTGCGAACAATGTCATAGATTTCCGGCTGATGGGCCGAATACGCCGTTTGCAATTGTTCATCTTCCGGCATATCAGGCGTAAAAGCGGCGTTACGCGGATTATCCCGCCAGTGTTCATCTTTAATGAGGTGCCAGAAGGCATCGATGCGAAAACCATCGGCTCCGCGATCCAGCCAGAATCGCATGATCCGGAGCATTTCCTGCTGTACTTCCGGATTCCGCCAATTCAAATCCGGCTGACGTTTCCCGAAGGCATGGTAGTAGTATTTTCCAACAGCAGGCTCCCATTCCCAGGCCGCTCCACCGAATTCGCTAAGCCAGTTGTTCGGCGGATACTGATTGGCCCGGGGTTCTTTCCAGATATACCAATCATGTTTCGGATTTTCGCGGGAAGAGCGGGATTCCTTAAACCAGGGATGTTCGTCAGAGGTATGGTTGGGCACTAAATCCAGAATTATTTTCAGTTGACGCTGATGAGCTTCTGCTACCAGTGCCTCAAAATCGGCAAACGTGCCTGCTTCGGGATCGATGGCCGTATAGTCCGAAACGTCATAGCCAAAATCATAGTGGGGCGAAGGATAGAACGGCGATAACCAAAGGGCCGTAACACCCAGCCATTGGAAGTAATCCAGTCGCTGAATCAGGCCTCGTAGATCGCCTACCCCATCGGCGTTACTATCCTGAAAAGATTTGATGTATACCTGATAAATAATTCCCCGTTGCCACCAACGTTGCGTAGTCGAGCTGTTTTCCATAGCTGATTCAAAGAGTCCCGCAATGGGTGAGAAACGTGCTTGTATCAGGGAAACG
It contains:
- a CDS encoding pyridoxamine 5'-phosphate oxidase family protein gives rise to the protein MGKFYSVIPDAQQAFIKKQHIFFVATAPLSGDGRVNLSPKGLDCFRVLSENQVAYMDLISSGNETSAHTLENGRITFMFCSFEGSPLILKLYGKGHAVLPGTEEWESLTPQFTIYPSTRQLIVADIDLVQTSCGFGVPLYDYVGERDIHFQWAEKKGEDGLAEYVQKNNLKSLDGLVTDLGLL
- a CDS encoding alpha-amylase family glycosyl hydrolase, with the translated sequence MENSSTTQRWWQRGIIYQVYIKSFQDSNADGVGDLRGLIQRLDYFQWLGVTALWLSPFYPSPHYDFGYDVSDYTAIDPEAGTFADFEALVAEAHQRQLKIILDLVPNHTSDEHPWFKESRSSRENPKHDWYIWKEPRANQYPPNNWLSEFGGAAWEWEPAVGKYYYHAFGKRQPDLNWRNPEVQQEMLRIMRFWLDRGADGFRIDAFWHLIKDEHWRDNPRNAAFTPDMPEDEQLQTAYSAHQPEIYDIVRKMRDLIDAYEERLMLVEVNLPTPETVFYHGIQGEGAHLSMNSRLLVLPWKSSEIARAIDEYEGLLPPQAWPNWVMANHDQRRIASRVGAPQARVAAMLVLTLRGTPTLYYGDEIGMTQTEIPVAERKDPQPLVKERQYFMRDSVRTNMLWNASIYGGFSEVTPWIRASTFESDVETQQQDPDSILWLYKQLITLRQREPALHSGVYIPVFSNEQALLYARRWQGRDHFLVALNLSDEPVYVHTGAYAFKGHVELATSTSLEGQWKDNSLTLDKHAGVIIRLE
- a CDS encoding AI-2E family transporter, producing the protein MQALVKPTRFLIFLFLLFGALFLAKPVLVPLVIAGLLAMLFLPLSTRFERKGMSRGPAALLCIFIFLLVIAGLAFLIQWQLSDLIKDMSGIDQKITDMVSKAKQYVSQTLGIDAKKQEQMLKEQQSSSSGQLSSVVTGVLNGVMGMAVDTILMLVYLFLLMLFRGHIKTFILKLTPADDQFEARTIISKTSEVAQKYLMGLASMIVMLWVLYGIGFSIVGVKHAIFLAILCGILEIIPFVGNLMGTGLTILITLAQSGDSNAIIGIVIVYALVQFIQTYLLEPLIVGSGVNINPLFTIFIIVVGETVWGIPGMILALPLLGIVKIICDHIEPLKPYGFLIGEEPKKKESNFMDKVKGWFGKK